A stretch of Prunus dulcis chromosome 6, ALMONDv2, whole genome shotgun sequence DNA encodes these proteins:
- the LOC117631663 gene encoding fatty acyl-CoA reductase 3-like, translated as MELESILGYLQNKTILVTGATGFLGMVFVEKILRVQPDVKRLYLLLRASDTKSATDRMHDQIIGKELFRVLKDKWGTDFDSFIAEKVVAVPGDVTFDDLGVKEIKLREEMCNGIEIILNSAGTTNFDERYDIALSVNTFGVQHVLSLAKKCLKLEMLLHVSTAYVCGERAGLILEDSSCMDEMEKEITKFDFKVQEMKLVEEKLNELKAQDATEQVITTTMKDIGIERAKLYGWPNTYVFTKAMGEIFLGESKDHLPIVIIRPSVITSSYKEPFPGWVQGFRTIDSVIAGYCKGKLTCLLVDPMSVLDMIPVDMVVHSMIVAMVANANKSSSTIYHVGSSLRNPINFLNIHSFIFRYFTKNPWIDKDGKPVKVGKGKIFKTMATFRMYMQIRFMLPLEGLKFVNKAFGGSFQDLYVNYSQKLKLMMRLVELYEPYMLFKGIFDDNNAEELRRITRERFVDEEAFNFDVRCIDWEDYIMHTHIPGLQKHVMMKR; from the exons ATGGAGTTGGAGAGCATACTAGGATATCTTCAAAACAAGACCATCTTAGTAACTGGAGCCACTGGCTTCCTTGGAATGG TATTTGTGGAGAAAATACTAAGGGTTCAACCAGATGTGAAAAGGCTTTATCTTCTGTTAAGAGCTTCGGATACCAAGTCAGCCACAGACCGCATGCATGATCag ATAATAGGGAAGGAGTTGTTTAGGGTTCTCAAAGACAAATGGGGCACAGATTTTGATTCTTTCATAGCAGAAAAAGTTGTGGCTGTTCCAGGAGACGTAACTTTTGATGACCTGGGAGTGAAAGAGATCAAGTTGAGAGAAGAAATGTGCAATGGAATTGAAATCATACTTAATTCTGCAGGAACCACCAACTTTGATGAAAG ATATGATATTGCATTGAGCGTCAATACATTTGGAGTTCAGCACGTACTGAGCTTGGCAAAGAAATGTCTCAAACTAGAGATGCTGCTCCACGTGTCAACTG CTTATGTATGTGGTGAAAGGGCAGGACTTATACTAGAGGACTCATCTTGCATGGATGAGATGGAAAAGGAGATCActaaatttgatttcaaagtGCAAGAGATGAAATTAGTGGAAGAGAAACTGAATGAACTAAAAGCACAGGATGCGACAGAACAAGTTATTACCACCACAATGAAGGATATTGGCATTGAAAG GGCTAAATTGTATGGATGGCCAAACACCTACGTATTTACAAAGGCGATGGGAGAAATATTTCTAGGCGAATCAAAAGATCATTTACCCATTGTCATTATACGTCCTAGCGTGATCACCAGTAGTTACAAAGAGCCATTTCCAGGCTGGGTTCAAGGTTTCAG AACCATTGACAGCGTAATTGCTGGTTATTGTAAAGGAAAACTGACATGTCTACTTGTGGACCCTATGTCAGTTCTTGATATG ATTCCTGTTGACATGGTGGTACATTCAATGATTGTAGCAATGGTGGCTAATGCAAATAAATCTTCTAGCACCATTTACCATGTGGGAAGCTCTTTGAGAAATCCTATCAATTTCCTTAATATTCACAGTTTTATCTTCCGATACTTCACAAAAAATCCATGGATTGACAAGGATGGAAAGCCTGTCAAGGTTGGCAAGGGTAAAATATTCAAGACTATGGCTACTTTTCGCATGTATATGCAAATTCGCTTCATGCTACCTTTGGAG GGTTTAAAGTTTGTGAACAAAGCATTTGGCGGATCTTTCCAAGATTTGTATGTTAACTATAGTCAGAAACTCAAATTGATGATGCGCTTGGTAGAGCTATATGAACCTTATATGCTATTCAAGGGCAT CTTTGATGACAACAATGCTGAGGAATTGCGAAGGATAACAAGGGAGAGGTTCGTTGATGAGGAAGCTTTCAATTTTGATGTAAGATGCATTGATTGGGAAGACTACATTATGCACACTCACATTCCTGGTCTCCAGAAACATGTTATGATGAAACGATAA